One genomic window of Medicago truncatula cultivar Jemalong A17 chromosome 1, MtrunA17r5.0-ANR, whole genome shotgun sequence includes the following:
- the LOC25483626 gene encoding uncharacterized protein, translating into MSSKVVLRQVQSSNRRQPLLQQNKSSLKAGTRLGEAVGGTAAVCCCAPCAVANIVYLAIYKVPATLCIRALRKRKQHHRRRIQASAETMFPAKRRCTCGCCDDIVGARVHPTCSDDDETYRGVKSDSLGVQEEEEDKDVVELEKEMWNTFYETGFWRSSSQRNKDSLSLSSSQTATPNFQVIIVPTL; encoded by the coding sequence ATGTCGAGTAAGGTTGTTCTTAGACAAGTCCAATCGTCAAACCGACGACAACCGCTACTACAACAGAACAAGAGTTCTTTAAAAGCCGGTACGCGCCTCGGTGAAGCGGTTGGTGGAACAGCGGCGGTTTGTTGTTGTGCTCCATGTGCGGTGGCGAATATCGTTTATCTAGCGATTTATAAAGTTCCGGCTACTCTTTGTATCCGAGCGTTGAGGAAGAGGAAGCAGCATCATCGGAGAAGGATTCAAGCGTCAGCGGAAACTATGTTTCCGGCGAAGCGTCGTTGTACCTGTGGTTGCTGTGATGATATTGTTGGGGCCCGTGTTCATCCAACGTgtagtgatgatgatgaaacatATAGGGGTGTGAAAAGTGATAGTTTGGGGgtgcaagaagaagaagaagataaagatgTTGTGGAATTGGAGAAGGAGATGTGGAATACGTTTTATGAAACTGGGTTTTGGAGAAGCTCTTCTCAGAGGAATAAAGATTCTTTGTCTTTATCTTCTTCTCAAACTGCTACTCCAAATTTTCAGGTTATTATTGTACCAACCTTgtaa